In Centroberyx gerrardi isolate f3 chromosome 14, fCenGer3.hap1.cur.20231027, whole genome shotgun sequence, the genomic stretch GCCATAGAAAATTCCAACTTTTCCCAGCAGTATTTACCTCTTGTTGGGTCGTTCATGTGCTGCTCAACCAGTAATTTCCGatagcacatgaaggcagcacgTGGCGTTATATTTAGCAGGTGAGTTGCAAGATTTAACCTCATCAGTATGAGGGTAGACCTGCCTTCATCTTATAAGTAAACTGCTGTAGCccctttttcttattttatacTGGAAACTGTGGATATGTGGAAGTTTAGCTTTAATTGATTAATGTATGAGTTAGCCTTAACTCgaaacataaaaacatcacatcaggAGAGCTTTCAACACCAGTATTACCTCTATGCTGATGTCTAATAATTTACAACACTGACCATTTGTTAGTCATTCTCCACTCCATTCTCCATAAACTTGGCTCCAGAAATTTAGTCGATATCGCGAGTTATGGAAGCTTTGGAGTCAATTCAGATTACATTCAGGTAGCCTACATTGCCATACCGTAGGTCAGGGTTTAATTAGCCTAATTGCCGCCCCTGTTGTTTTCTGAAAAACTGTTTTGCAGAAAACAAGGAACACAAAAACGAGGAACAAGGCCAAAACTTAGCTTAGGATGATTGTGCATTTAGCCTACATTGAAAGGTAACTGAGTTATCGCGACTTGTGGCGATAAGAACGGACGCCAGCCTCCACTTTTGTGGGTGTAACGAAAAGTAAAGTAGCCTAACAAAAAAGTTAAATGCTCCCAGCGTGTAATAGGCTAAGCAAGGAAATGTCAGTAGCCAACTTTTGAAATGTGCAACGAGTAATGAAATACTTCTGAGTAACGGACTGTACACCGCTCCTCTCTTTGCTTACCTGTTCTCAGATGCTCCACCTGACTGCAGGGCGCGTGAGGAGCCTCCTGGCGAGGCGCGCAATGGCGGCTCTGACCACCAGCGGCGCGAGGATGGCGAGCCATGGTCACGGTAGGGAAACCGACAACGATAACCCTGTTTGCCACGaagaattttttttctcccatatTAAGTAATGTTTTTGAAGAAGATCATATAGTTTCTTTAAGTAGGAAAACTTGCTTGAGAGTGTTTGGATATTTTGAAGTGTCTTAACTAGTAAGTCTCAAAGTTGAAATGCATCACATTTCCTAAAGTAGCCTACCTCGACATTTGAAGTTGGAACGGAGACCCTAGCTGAAAATATGTTCCAAAGTTTTGGAGAGAATAATTGTAAATGGAAATGGCGTGCTAGTTGCTAGCCAATTAACTACCACCAATGCTTGAATCAATAGATGACGCTACTGTCTTGAAAAACTAGCTAAAGAAACTAGAccagtttttattttgtttagtgTTTGTCTTCTTTGACCGGACAGGACAATTGGTCCTTGTGTAGCAAAGTGGAAGCTGCATGAAACCAAAgaattgctaaaaaaaaaaaaatcctattttgTTGTCTAGTATTTTACCGTTGTACATATTTCCATCATTTAGCAGATTCATCCATATTCATCAAGTACCTCATTTAGGACATAAGGCCTCTGTCAATAGTGAGCCCGAACCAGCAGATGGCGCTGTTGTCTGTGAACATCTCATGAGACAGAGTATACACATCATGAGACTTCCATACAGACAAGCACTGGAGCTATTGTTGCTTGATCATGTGTAGGACACATGCAAGTAATTAGTTGAGAGAAAATCCTAGTATTATGTATCCCAGTATGTTAATACTTTCTGTAGGTTGTATTTGTCTATAAACTCAGAGATTGATTGCACAGTGTTGCAACTGTTTGGTCCAAAAGTTGCTTTTAGTCTTTGACTCTCCTTGTCCGTGTCCCTCCAGAGGTATCGGAGTCGGTGGACATGTCTCAGCCGATGTACTGGGACCGTCTGGACACCCCCCTGCCTGACAGGCCCTTCAAAGATGTCCTGACTTCTGCCGACAAGAGCCTGAAACAGAAGGAGAAGGGACCCTGGGCCCAGCTGACCAATGAGGAGAAGATTGCCTGTAGGTTGAAGGGAAGGCTTGTCCTACTGAGAGCCTTAGAGGCAGTCTAGCAGTGCAGTTTGTAGAGGCAATCATGCTCTATGACCTTTGCTAAGTAACTTGTTCTTATGCCAGCTGATTGTTGGGATGTTGGAAATCTCATCATGGTGACATTATGCCTGGCGTTGGTACATTTTGTTGCCAGCACTTTGTTCTAGAGAAGAGGGAGCAACATGGTGCCCATAGTTAAAACTCTATCAATACCTCTGGTCTCACTCAATACTTTTTCAATGACAGTAAAGTAGTCATATAGTAGTCTTAAAGTAGTCATGCATGCACATCAAGAAATCTTCTTCTTGTTGTGGATACACAGTGCAGGActatggaaaaagagagatatctgCATACTGCATTAATTCAACTAAACATGGTCTTCCCTCATTCTCCTTTACTCTTTTGTCCCAtccttcctctgtctcatccatctctcctctccttccctttgttCCCTTCCTAACCCCCCTCCAGTGTATCGGCTGATGTTCTGCCAGACCTACCCAGAGATGAAGAAACCGTCAGCGGAGTGGAAGACCGTCATAGGGGGGCTCTTCATTTTTATCGGCATCACCGGCCTGGTGGTCATCTGGCAGTCATACTACggtgattctctctctctctctctatccatgcATCAGTTCAATTGTTTTTTGACAACACGCTTAAAGACTTTACCCCTACTGGTAATTCCTCTTGCGTAGATGCCCCCATTCACTGTATGACAGGTCCCTCTAGCGCCTTGGAGAAATAACTGGCTGTTATTCTGGTTGTGTGCAACTAGAGATGGAGCTGAAAGGCCAAGCCCATCACTTATCATTCATGACTCCGCCAGTGTTTAAGAagagaacatttttatttatctattttcttttcttttttgtgaggatatattgtcatgtcatattgtcgtgtgtgttatgtgtatttttgcctgtaatttaaaaaaaaataaaaaaatcaataatgtgCTGA encodes the following:
- the cox4i2 gene encoding cytochrome c oxidase subunit 4 isoform 2, mitochondrial; this translates as MLHLTAGRVRSLLARRAMAALTTSGARMASHGHEVSESVDMSQPMYWDRLDTPLPDRPFKDVLTSADKSLKQKEKGPWAQLTNEEKIALYRLMFCQTYPEMKKPSAEWKTVIGGLFIFIGITGLVVIWQSYYVYPPRPRTFDDEWQAKQIKRMLDMKVNPIEGFAAKWDYEKGQWK